The following coding sequences lie in one Vanessa tameamea isolate UH-Manoa-2023 chromosome 17, ilVanTame1 primary haplotype, whole genome shotgun sequence genomic window:
- the LOC113400583 gene encoding uncharacterized protein LOC113400583: MSPKCPVAPLQEITLSLVARQLIHTLTQVTADEDVALPFAMVSSYYESMGATSDIFQDLLNLILGSEYLDPSIRYYTMKLLLKENVKSLATGMFPCHYYRKVLELIAEQGRHLTTLNLKGVWVKDEQLSLLYDIIRNLVNLTALNIPYIANDEVLKFIGENNKVLKLLDVSGETDITEIGIDAMLTGNPQLTQSLTVVNIGMYGEENIDHTDVALLIRKLPNLTNLGSYSFVGKALYYLHNNECPPGFKTKLQYIHDYQTNTRTMKAIIALCPIVETIYLEEPDQGVLQMVKDLSTINKIKLNKFQCHELHQLLDKIGYKIVTLMLSGSLGSFNFTRIAETCQNLQSLEFYSIQTATHEEEVPFNKLEHIEIIQGNLSASCLKYLMTGSPKLKKLIIGDEIKLDDQDMARMLRRYRFDNLEAIWFPNAPRLTQDTVELLMETCPNLKSLGQLSGWRYTPDDMMLMRAIIASTNTDLILLPLGIFQQGN, translated from the exons ATGTCGCCGAAGTGTCCTGTTGCGCCGTTGCAAGAAATAACTTTATCATTAGTAGCTAGACAATTAATCCACACTTTGACGCAAGTGACTGCCGATGAAGATGTAGCCCTACCGTTTGCGATGGTGTCATCTTACTACGAGAGTATGGGAGCGACGAGTGATATTTTTCAAGATCTTCTCAATTTAATTCTAGGCTCCGAATATCTGGATCCGTCTATCAGATATTATACGATGAAATTGCTCCTAAAAGAGAATGTAAAGAGCTTAGCCACGGGCATGTTCCCCTGTCACTATTACAGAAAAGTTCTTGAACTGATTGCAGAACAAGGTCGCCACCTGACAACTCTCAATTTAAAAGGTGTCTGGGTAAAAGATGAGCAGCTTTCGCTTTTATACGACATAATAAGAAACCTGGTCAATTTAACTGCTTTAAATATACCCTACATAGCGAACGACGAAGTGCTCAAGTTTATaggtgaaaataataaagttttaaagttaCTCGATGTATCAGGTGAAACCGATATTACAGAAATCGGTATTGATGCTATGCTGACTGGGAATCCACAGCTGACTCAGAGTTTAACGGTTGTAAATATAGGAATGTACGGAGAGGAAAACATAGATCACACAGACGTTGCTCTTTTAATACGTAAACTACCTAATCTAACGAATCTCGGAAGCTACTCGTTCGTGGGAAAGGCGTTGTATTACTTACACAACAATGAATGTCCGCCGGGATTTAAgacaaaattacaatacatacaCGACTATCAAACCAACACGAGAACAATGAAAGCTATAATTGCATTGTGTCCGATTGTAGAAACAATTTACTTAGAAGAACCCGATCAAGGAGTACTACAAATGGTTAAAGATTtaagtactataaataaaattaaattaaataagtttcagTGTCATGAACTACACCAATTACTCGATAAGATAGGTTATAAAATTGTGACACTTATGCTGTCCGGTTCCCTCGGTTCGTTTAATTTTACGAGAATAGCGGAAACATGTCAAAATTTACAAAGTCTTGAATTCTACTCGATTCAGACTGCGACGCACGAGGAAGAAGTTCCCTTTAATAAACTTGAACATATTGAGATCATACAGGGTAATTTGTCAGCGTCTTGTTTGAAATATCTTATGACAGGAAGTCcgaaacttaaaaaattaatcattggAGATGAGATTAAATTAGACGACCAAGATATGGCGCG gaTGCTTCGGCGGTATAGGTTCGATAACTTGGAGGCAATTTGGTTCCCTAACGCGCCTCGTTTAACCCAAGACACGGTTGAACTATTGATGGAAACatgtccaaatttaaaaagccTGGGTCAACTCAGTGGTTGGAGATATACCCCAGATGACATGATGCTGATGAGAGCCATCATCGCCAGCACCAACACGGATTTGATTCTCTTACCCCTTGGCATCTTCCAACAAGGAAATTAA
- the LOC113400585 gene encoding uncharacterized protein LOC113400585, with protein MEAKKLKTKKGTINKGKIKKTLKNIICRPDPIFWPAVSEAEATLLSNLLMEHRICIPDFKKPHWAELKLIPKNKRPKPTPLKKIDGFLFGISVCRSAIEKNECSAVLIEALVEPQMVVQSIIEACNSSNIPVVCLKELRIITKSYFGIQTSCLGIKKDSLLKISNNVKEIYQKYKFQKNNVNEIKSASVNLESNKVLEKDLQMDIDMNLSSNPYLFRNDKKTRVFVPSNKQTNGGNLEFVGQNFIKLSVQKIENKTDSKEYMRLMLKKITNNPNRKKKLNKF; from the exons atggaagcAAAGAAATTAAAGACGAAGAAGGGTACAATTAATAAGGGGAAAATCAAaaagactttaaaaaatattatatgtcgcCCCGATCCTATCTTCtg GCCAGCAGTATCAGAAGCTGAAGCAACTTTATTAAGTAATCTCCTTATGGAACATCGTATCTGTATTCCTGATTTTAAAAAACCTCACTGGGCTGAACTAAAATTGATACCAAAAAATAAACGACCAAAACCTACACCGCTTAA AAAAATAGATGGATTTTTGTTTGGAATATCAGTGTGCCGCAGTGCTATTGAAAAAAATGAATGTTCTGCAGTGTTAATAGAGGCATTAGTCGAACCCCAAATGGTCGTCCAGTCAATAATCGAAGCATGTAATTCTTCCAATATCCCAGTAGTTTGCTTGAAAGAATTAAGAATAATAACCAAAAGCTACTTCGGGATACAGACAAGCTGCTTAGGAATAAAAAAGGACAGTTTGCTAAAAATCAGTAACAATGTGAaggaaatatatcaaaaatataaatttcagaagaataatgttaatgaaattaaatcagcAAGTGTTAATCTTGAAAGTAATAAAGTATTAGAAAAAGATTTGCAGATGGATATTGACATGAACCTATCTAGTAATCCATATCTTTTTAGAAATGATAAGAAAACCAGAGTGTTTGTGCCATCCAATAAGCAAACAAATGGAGGAAATCTCGAGTTTGTTGgacaaaactttattaaattgtcagttcagaaaattgaaaataaaactgataGTAAGGAATACATGAGACtgatgttgaaaaaaataacaaataaccctaacagaaaaaaaaaattaaataagttttaa
- the LOC113400582 gene encoding probable ribonuclease ZC3H12B isoform X2, producing MYAIDNSQKYVESSLGWAGERGEDSSYDSECDDDGGHRTASRTPSDTLAAEFAEYVTHAPPPPNQAKIEFAVKLGYSERLARTALQRLGPDPPRNELLAELIKLASKRPPRMPSPPPPTEPDPPFERAPLRPIVIDGSNVAMSHGNKEVFSCRGIEICVDWFRARGHKEITVFVPKWRKEASRPDNPVADRDALERLERSRVLVYTPSRLLGGKRLICYDDRYILKLAAETDGIVVSNDNYRDLAAESPEFRKVIEERLLMFSFVNDRFMPPDDPLGRSGPTLDAFLRAPPSRADPPPACPYGRKCTYGNKCKFHHPERAGRPHKSVAEKLSERAARKARDLHTLSLPPSGRPADTKKPLARAHSATPRLADSSLVTHFDRAQVPGPSQPPPDPNPHRKLARQLTLNPACDPRLHASAARVSSAPVGAAAALAPQMAAVSLSPCASEGALQHWEARRRMHFHLAGIFPEAQVAEAMSTYPEETDPQKMCAIILDRYRPSEATLPRPNH from the exons AAATATGTGGAGTCATCACTGGGATGGGCAGGAGAGCGCGGAGAGGACTCGAGCTACGACTCTGAGTGCGACGATGACGGAGGACATCGCACCGCCTCACGCACACCCTCCGACACTCTCGCTGCGGAGTTCGCGGAGTATGTCACCCACGCACCACCTCCGCCAAATCAG GCTAAGATCGAGTTTGCGGTAAAGCTGGGTTACTCTGAAAGACTTGCTCGGACGGCGTTACAGCGATTAGGACCAGACCCGCCTCGTAATGAGTTGCTGGCGGAACTTATCAAGCTCGCCTCGAAAAGGCCGCCTCGAATGCCTTCTCCACCACCTCCAACAGAACCCGACCCGCCATTTGAACGCGCACCTTTAAGACCGATAGTAATAGACGGAAGCAACGTTGCCATGAG CCATGGTAACAAAGAAGTGTTCTCGTGTCGAGGAATAGAAATATGTGTCGACTGGTTTCGAGCACGAGGTCACAAAGAAATCACAGTATTTGTGCCAAAATGGAGAAAGGAAGCGTCACGGCCAGACAACCCCGTGGCCGACCGTGACGCCCTCGAGCGGCTCGAACGCAGTCGTGTGCTCGTCTACACGCCCAGTCGTCTCCTCGGAGGCAAACGGCTTATCTGCTACGATGATAGATACATTCTCAAACTTGCAGCCGAAACGGACGGAATAGTCGTCTCCAACGACAACTATAGGGACCTGGCCGCCGAGAGTCCGGAGTTTCGAAAAGTCATCGAGGAAAGACTCTTGATGTTCTCCTTCGTTAATGATAGGTTTATGCCGCCCGACGATCCCCTCGGTCGGTCGGGCCCCACGTTGGACGCTTTCCTCCGTGCGCCACCGTCCCGTGCCGATCCGCCTCCGGCATGTCCATACGGCCGGAAATGTACTTAcggaaataaatgtaaatttcatcACCCAGAGCGTGCGGGCCGACCACACAAATCGGTAGCTGAAAAACTGTCGGAACGAGCCGCTCGAAAGGCACGCGACCTGCATACGCTAAGTCTTCCTCCCAGCGGTCGACCCGCAGACACGAAGAAACCGTTGGCGCGGGCGCATTCCGCCACGCCCAGACTCGCAGACTCCTCGCTGGTGACGCACTTCGACAGGGCGCAAGTACCCGGTCCCTCGCAGCCTCCGCCCGACCCTAACCCGCACCGCAAGCTCGCCCGACAGCTGACACTCAACCCGGCGTGTGACCCGCGACTTCACGCGTCGGCCGCTCGGGTGTCGTCGGCTCCCGTCGGCGCGGCGGCCGCCTTGGCGCCGCAGATGGCGGCGGTGTCGCTGTCTCCTTGCGCGTCCGAGGGCGCCCTGCAACATTGGGAAGCGAGACGACGAATGCACTTCCATTTGGCGGGAATATTCCCCGAGGCACAAGTAGCCGAGGCGATGTCCACTTACCCGGAGGAGACGGATCCGCAGAAGATGTGTGCGATAATTTTAGACAGATACAGGCCGAGCGAGGCGACGTTACCGCGACCGAACCATTGA
- the LOC113400420 gene encoding early boundary activity protein 1-like, protein MSSRGKIEKWLLSDWSSGHNNHEVLKISDVVIAKSDRKNEEKIVEAEVRTENRNSNANEIASETENKKIQDGDDFSPSTSSWEPTDGSSSSEDSDMEVAQSKTLKMEQYIRQFAKRRNSKKVPTPMHRPNAVVKVLQERQINKNNRSLSDTRKRKYREILTNNKSLPDSTRKNVSPPKDAGETININKIEIFKIKASFEELFQMLNDMKPQSKDQNYTGSHNRDEVVHVSKSKILDENEVVGNASYVEHSDRSQSEESNRSDDNVLITNKYHKARMSPENQQKTDSHKESEWVPIGSGKTLIHKDKYRKVNWKSYTIATRSLLLATFPRRILATHSLTGKRSPAFLNKPPKMCLDPKIVSDIIIEITSKFKVKENLVRGIITTKCADECKMYKMRLRNKNIQLKGLKEQPQKLKAESKKG, encoded by the exons ATGAGTTCAAGAGGGAAAATTGAGAAATGGTTATTGTCGGACTGGAGCTCTGGGCACAATAATCATGAAGTGTTAAAAATTAGTGATGTAGTCATTGCAAAATCTGACCGGAAGAACGAAGAAAAAATAGTGGAAGCGGAAG ttaGGACAGAAAATAGAAATTCGAATGCAAATGAAATTGCTTcggaaacagaaaataaaaaaatccaagacGGTGACGATTTTTCACCGAGTACTTCATCCTGGGAACCAACTGACGGTAGTTCGTCATCGGAAGATTCAGATATG gAGGTGGCACAATCGAAGactttaaaaatggaacaataCATTCGTCAATTCGCTAAAAGAAGAAACAGTAAAAAAGTTCCAACGCCAATGCATCGACCCAACGCAGTTGTAAAAGTTTTACAGGAACGTCagattaacaaaaacaatagaaGTCTTAGCGACACCCGTAAGAGGAAATACCGAGAAATTCTAACTAATAACAAATCACTACCTGACTCTACACGAAAAAATGTATCGCCGCCAAAAGATGCCGGCGAaaccataaatattaataagatcgaaatatttaagataaaggCAAGTTTCGAAGAATTATTTCAAATGCTCAATGATATGAAACCGCAGTCGAAAGATCAAAACTACACTGGCAGTCATAATAGGGATGAAGTGGTGCACGTCAGTAAAAGTAAAATCCTCGATGAAAACGAAGTAGTGGGTAATGCGAGCTACGTTGAACATAGCGATAGAAGCCAAAGCGAAGAATCGAATCGTTCAGATGATAACGTCTTAATTACCAATAAATATCACAAAGCACGAATGTCACCAGAGAACCAACAGAAAACCGATTCTCACAAAGAAAGTGAATgg GTACCAATTGGAAGTGGGAAAACATTAATACATAAAGACAAATACAGAAAAGTTAACTGGAAATCATACACAATCGCAACGCGGTCATTGTTACTAGCCACATTTCCGAGAAG GATATTAGCGACGCACTCCTTAACAGGCAAGCGGTCACCGGCTTTTCTTAATAAACCACCAAAAATGTGTCTCGATCCGAAGATAGTTTCGGACATCATCATTGAAATCACATCTAAATTCAAAGTTAAGGAAAATTTAGTCAG ggGAATAATAACAACGAAATGCGCCGATGAGTGTAAAATGTACAAGATgagattaagaaataaaaatattcaactaaaGGGACTCAAGGAACAACCACAAAAACTCAAAGCAGAATCTAAGAAGGGATAA